TAGGGCCCCAGGACCTTCATGGCCCCGCTCCAGAAGTACTTCGTGTTGTTGTCGTTGGGCGATCCGGCGAACAGCTCGATGTTGTAGTGCTCGTCCGCGTCCCGGTCGGGCTTCCCGAGTTTCAACCGGTCGAGGATGTACTGCCCTTGGAGGCGGCCGACCTTCTCGTTGTCGAAGGACGCGTAGTAGTCGACGTACGGCGTGCCGAGGATGAGCCGGTCGTAGGAGATCACGTGGATGCCCGCGTCGTGTGCGCGCTGGAGGACCTCGGTGAGCGCGGAGCCGTTGATCGCCGCGATCACGAGCAGCCGGTCCCCCTTGGCGATCATGTTCTCGATCTGGGCGACCTGGTTCTCCACCTTGTCGTCACCGTACTGCAGATCGGTCCGGTAGCCGGCCCTGCGGAACTGCTCGGCCATGTTCCTGCCGTCGGCGATCCAGCGTTCCGACGACTTGGTGGGCATGGCGAGGCCGATGGTGCCGCCCTTGCCGGCCTCGGGCCGGTAGCGGCTGCCGCCCCTGGCCTCCTGGCCGCAGGCGGTGAGCGAGAGGACGAGCAGGGCGGCGCTCGCCGTGACGAGGGAGGTGCGCAGGCGCATGGGTCAGTCCCCTTCCGGGACGGGGAAGCGGTGCAGCTCGCCGGGCAGACGGGCGCCCAGCGGCGACATGCCGCCGTCCGCACCGTGCCGGGCCAGCAGATCGAGGACGAGGCGCCCGCGCCGGACCCGTTCCCGGGCGGTGGCGAGGGTGTGCTCGCGCAGATGGGCGCCGTAGGGATAGATGCCGGGCGACTTGCTCAGGCCGAACTTCAGGTACAGCGGGGCGCCGCGCCGGATCAGCTCGGCCGTCTCGTACATCCGCACGTAGCCGCCGAGGTCGTCGGGCGCCTCGATGTACAGGTCCATGGGGGCGCGGCTGACCCGGCGGATCTCGGTGAGGTGGTCGGGGGTGAGGTCGGAGGGGACGTTGAGGGAGTCGGCGCCGAGGCGCTCGTACACGGCGAACGCGGCGGGGTTGACCGGCCCGGAGAGCGCGGACAGCTTGACGGTGGTATCGGCGGGCAGCAGCCCGGCGGCGCGCAGCCGGTGCAGGCTCCACAGCACCCCCTCGTCCGCCACCAGCAGGCAGCGCACCCCCAACTCGGCGGCGCGCAGGGCGTCTTCGACGCAGCCGGCGAGGGCGTCGTGGCCGCGGGCGCGCAGGCCCGCGCCGCCGGAGTCGGTGCGGGTGGAGCCGCCGATGTCCCAGGTGCCGCGCGGGCCGGTGAACAGGCACAGCTCGACGGCGCGTGCGGCGCACGCCTCGACCATCTCGGTGATCTCGTCGTCGGTGAGCATCCACACGCCGCTGCCCTGGCTGATCCGGTGGACCGGCAGATCGAGGCGCGCGCTCTCCTTGAGTACGACGGCCAGGGCCTCCGGGCCCTCCACCGAGGGGATCTCGGTGCGCCAGGTCCCGCCGTCGGGGAAGGCGTGCGGTGAGGCGTCGGCGGGATCGAGCGGGGGAGCGGGGAGGCCGAGGCGGGCGAGGGCGCCGGCGCCGGGGCGACGGGGTTCTGACGGGAGGAGGGTCACGGAACTCCCTTGTTCGGTATGTCGGACGACGTTCGACGTATGGAGCGTGGTCGGGTGCCGGGAACGGCCGTGCGCGGGTGGTGCGGTACGGAGGGCGGAGTACGGCGGCACGGGGGTGGGCGCCTCCCCGTACCGCCGTACGTCTCAGGGGCGCAGCAGCACCTTTCCGGTTCCCGGGTCGCCGGCGCCGACCAGCGCGACGGCCTCGGCGAACCGCTCCAGCGGGTACTCGTGCGTGATGAGCGGCGCCGGGTCGAGCAGCCCCAGGCCGAAGGCGCGCACCGCGTACGCCCAGGCCGATGACGGCGCCCCGAAGATGGAGCGGATCTCCAGCTGGCTGAGCGACAGGTGCACCGGATCGATCCCGGCCGCGCCCGGCGTGAACATCCCGGTGAGCACCACCCGGCCGCCCCGGCGGGCCAGCAGGCACGACGAGGCCGCCGTGGCGGGCGCTCCCGCGGTCTCCACCACCAGGTCGAAGCGGCCGTGCAGCTGCTCGGCCTGCTCCGGGGTGCACACCGCGGTCGCGTCGAACCGCCGCGCCTGCGCGGCCCGCGCGGTCCGCGGATCGATCACCACGAGTTCGGCGGGCTCCGCCGCGGCGAGCAGCTGCACCGCGAGCAGCCCCAGCGTGCCGGCACCCACCACCGCGATCCGCTCGCCGGGCCGCGGCCGCCCCGCCCGCACGGCCGCGGCGACCACCGCGGCGGGTTCCAGCAGTGCGGCGGCCCGCAGATCGGCGTCGTCGGGCAGCGGGTGCAGCAGCCGTGCGGGCACGATGACGTGGTCGGCGAACCCGCCCGGCTCGGTGAACCCGGTTTCGGCGTACCCGTCGGTGCACAGGCTGGTCTCACCCGAGCGGCAGCGCTCACAACTCCCGCACGCCCGGAACCCCTCGGCCACCGCCTTGCGCCCCACGAGCGCCGGATCGACCCCGGCGCCGACCGCTGCCACCGTGCCGGACCACTCGTGCCCGGGGACGACCGGGTAGCGGACGTACGCGGCATCCCGCCGGCCGTCGTACACCTCGCGGTCGCTCATGCAGAGTCCGGCCGCGGCCACCCGCACCAGCGCCTCGCCGGCCCCGGGCTCGGGTGCCGCGCCGTACGTCAGCCGGTGCTGCCCGGGCCGCTCGACGACGAGCGAGCGGCTGACCTCGGTGGCGGTCCGGCTCATCGCGGCCGCCTCTGCTCCCAGCCCTCGGCCCACAGGTCGAACCGGGCCTGCGTCTGCGGGAATTCGGCCGCGGCGTCCGCGTCGAACTCGACACCGAGACCGGGCGCCTGCGACACGGTGAAGCAGCCGGTCCCCGGGTCGACCTGCGGGGCGCCGCGCACCACCTTGGTGATCTCGGCGTCCGCGAAGTCGTTGAAGTGCTCCAGAACCTTGAAATTCGGTGTGCAGGCGGCGAGTTGGAGGGATGCCGCGGTCAGCACCGAGCCGCCGACATTGTGCGGCGCCACCAGTACGTAGTGGGTCTCGGCGGTCGCGGCGAGCTTGCGGGCCTCCAGGATGCCGCCGATGTGGCCGAGGTCGGGCTGGATGATGTCGGCGGCCTGCGTCTCGAACAGCTCACGGAACTCGATGCGGTCGTGGATGCGCTCACCGGTGGCCACCGGCAGGTCCACCTTGTCCGCGACCTTCTTCAGGGCCTTGAGGTTCTCCGGCGGCACCGGCTCCTCCAGCCAGGCGGGCCGGAAGGGGGCGAGTTCGCGGGCCAGCCGCACCGCGGTGGCCGGACTGAACCGGCCGTGCATCTCCAGCATCAGTTCGGTGTCCGGGCCGATGGCGTCCCGCACCGCCTCGATCAGCGACACGGCGTACCGCGTCCGTTCGTGATCCAGTTCGTGGTGCCCGGTCCCGAACGGGTCGATCTTCAAGGCCCGGTAGCCGCGCGCCATGACCTCCTGCGCCGCCTTGTGGTACGCCTCCGGGGTGCGCTCGGTGGTGTACCAGCCGTTGGCGTACGCCGGGACGCGGTCGGTGACGCGCCCGCCGAGCAGCTGCCACACCGGAACGCCCAGCGCCTTGCCCTTGATGTCCCAACAGGCCATCTCGACGCAGGCGATGCCGGACATCACGATCTCGCCGGCCCGCCCGTAGTCCCCGTACTTCATCCGGCGGACCAGGTCCTCGACCGCGAACGGGTCGGATCCGCGGAGGTGATTGACCTCCGCCTCGCGCAGATAGCCGAGCAGCGCGTCGGTCCGGCCGAGCATTCTGGTCTCGCCGACCCCCGTGAGGCCCTCGTCGGTGTGGACGCGCACATATGTGAGGTTGCGCCAGGGGGTTCCGACGACATGTGTGCTGATTTCCGTGATGCGCACGGCAGTTGCCCCCAGAGTCGTTCGAAATTTCGTCACCCGTTCGAAATGGTGGCGTGACCGTAGTCAGGCCCCGCCGGGGGTGTCAATGGGTCACGCGGCGGCCAGGTCCCGCAGCGCCATTGCCCGGCGAACTGACCTGTGCGTAGCCTGTGTTCGGGATACCGGGCAATGCCCGGGTTGTCGAACGCAAGGGGTGGTGAGGCACATGGGACGTCTGGTCCCCGCGGTGACCAGGGCGCTGGACATCCTGGAGCTGTTCCTGGAGGGCGACGGCACCCTCTCCGCACCCGAGATCACCCGCAAGACGCAGCTGCCGCGCACCACCGTGCACGAGCTGGTCACCACCCTCGCCGCCCGTTCCTACCTGGTGCCGGTGCCCGGACAGTCCGGCCGGTACCGCCTCGGCGTGCGCACCTACCAGCTCGGCAGCCGGTACGCCGAACAGCTCGACCTCGCCGCCGAGGGCCAGCAGGTTGCCCGGGAGGTCGCGGAGACCTGCGACGAGACCGTGCACGTCGCGATCCTGGAGGACCTCGACGTCATCTACATCGCCAAGGTCGACTCCGTCCACGCCGTCCGCATGGTCTCCGCCGCCGGCCGTCGCCTCCCCGCACACTGCACCTCCGTCGGCAAGATGCTGCTCGCCGCGCTGCCCGCCGACGAACTGGACACCCGCATCGAGGAGGCGGGCGAACTGGTCGCCATGACGCACGACAGCATCACCGACCCCGAGGCACTGCGCTCCGCCCTCGCGGCGGTCCGCGAGCGCGGCATCGCCGTCGAGCACCGCGAGTCCAACCCGGACGTGAGCTGTGTGGCCGCACCGGTGCGTGACGGTACGGGCCGGGTCGTCGCCGCCCTGTCCATCTCCGTACCCATGATCCGCTGGAACGAGGAGCGCGAGGCCGAACTCGCGGAGCTGGCCGCCAAGGGGGCGAGCGAGCTGTCCGTACGCCTGGGGCACCGCGGCGGCGTCCGGTGAGGGCCGAGGTCGCGGTGCACACGCCGGCGAGTCTCGGCGAGGGCCCCACCTGGGACCCGGCGACCGGCCGGCTGATCTGGGTGGACATCCTCGGCTCGCGCGTCCACGGCTACGATCCGGCGACCGGGCGGCGCACGGTGACGGCCACCGAACAACACGTCGGCGCGGCGAAGCCGCGGGCGGCCGGCGGCCTGGTGGTCAACCTGCGGGACGGAGTCGGCTGCTACGACGCCGACGGCGCGTTCTCCTGGCTCCTGCGCGACCCCGTCCCCGGCCGCCGCGGCAACGACGCCGCCGTCGCCCCCGACGGCTCGCTGTGGGCGGGCACCATGCGTGACGACGAGGCGGCGGGCGGCGGCACCCTGACCCGCGTCAGCCCCGACGGCACGGCGCAGACGATCTTCCCGTCCGTCGCCGTCAGCAACGGCATCGGCTGGAGCCCGGACGGCACCCTCGTCTACTACGTCGATTCGCCGACCCGCCGGATCGACGTCTGCCGCATGAACGGCCAACTCCCCGTCGGACGGCGCCCTTTCGCGGTCATCGAGCCCGGCGCCGGCTTCCCGGACGGCTTGACCGTCGACGCCGACGGCTGCGTCTGGGTCGCCCTGTGGGACGGTGGCGGGATCCGCCGCTACACCCCGCGCGGCGACCTGGACCGCGCCCTCCCGCTCCCGGTGCCCCGCCCCACCGCGTGCTGCTTCGGCGGCCCCGGCCTGCGCGACCTCTACGTCACCACGGCCCGCACCGGCCTGTCCCGCCCCCACCCGCTGGCGGGCTCGCTCCTGGTGCTGCCGGACGCCGGCCAGGGCCTGCCGGGTGTGGCCTAC
The sequence above is a segment of the Streptomyces lydicus genome. Coding sequences within it:
- the chvE gene encoding multiple monosaccharide ABC transporter substrate-binding protein gives rise to the protein MRLRTSLVTASAALLVLSLTACGQEARGGSRYRPEAGKGGTIGLAMPTKSSERWIADGRNMAEQFRRAGYRTDLQYGDDKVENQVAQIENMIAKGDRLLVIAAINGSALTEVLQRAHDAGIHVISYDRLILGTPYVDYYASFDNEKVGRLQGQYILDRLKLGKPDRDADEHYNIELFAGSPNDNNTKYFWSGAMKVLGPYFDSGQLVVRSKQTKMNQATTQDWNGGIAQKRMDDLISKSYGDQKVDAVLSPYDGMSIGIISALKSAGYHAGDLPVVTGQDAELASVKSIIRGEQTQTVFKDTRKLAAEAVSMGDAVLHGRKPKVNNTTDYANGKKTVPSFLLKPVSVDRSNTRLLVDEGYFTAGQLK
- a CDS encoding zinc-dependent alcohol dehydrogenase; amino-acid sequence: MSRTATEVSRSLVVERPGQHRLTYGAAPEPGAGEALVRVAAAGLCMSDREVYDGRRDAAYVRYPVVPGHEWSGTVAAVGAGVDPALVGRKAVAEGFRACGSCERCRSGETSLCTDGYAETGFTEPGGFADHVIVPARLLHPLPDDADLRAAALLEPAAVVAAAVRAGRPRPGERIAVVGAGTLGLLAVQLLAAAEPAELVVIDPRTARAAQARRFDATAVCTPEQAEQLHGRFDLVVETAGAPATAASSCLLARRGGRVVLTGMFTPGAAGIDPVHLSLSQLEIRSIFGAPSSAWAYAVRAFGLGLLDPAPLITHEYPLERFAEAVALVGAGDPGTGKVLLRP
- a CDS encoding mandelate racemase/muconate lactonizing enzyme family protein encodes the protein MRITEISTHVVGTPWRNLTYVRVHTDEGLTGVGETRMLGRTDALLGYLREAEVNHLRGSDPFAVEDLVRRMKYGDYGRAGEIVMSGIACVEMACWDIKGKALGVPVWQLLGGRVTDRVPAYANGWYTTERTPEAYHKAAQEVMARGYRALKIDPFGTGHHELDHERTRYAVSLIEAVRDAIGPDTELMLEMHGRFSPATAVRLARELAPFRPAWLEEPVPPENLKALKKVADKVDLPVATGERIHDRIEFRELFETQAADIIQPDLGHIGGILEARKLAATAETHYVLVAPHNVGGSVLTAASLQLAACTPNFKVLEHFNDFADAEITKVVRGAPQVDPGTGCFTVSQAPGLGVEFDADAAAEFPQTQARFDLWAEGWEQRRPR
- a CDS encoding IclR family transcriptional regulator, producing the protein MGRLVPAVTRALDILELFLEGDGTLSAPEITRKTQLPRTTVHELVTTLAARSYLVPVPGQSGRYRLGVRTYQLGSRYAEQLDLAAEGQQVAREVAETCDETVHVAILEDLDVIYIAKVDSVHAVRMVSAAGRRLPAHCTSVGKMLLAALPADELDTRIEEAGELVAMTHDSITDPEALRSALAAVRERGIAVEHRESNPDVSCVAAPVRDGTGRVVAALSISVPMIRWNEEREAELAELAAKGASELSVRLGHRGGVR
- a CDS encoding SMP-30/gluconolactonase/LRE family protein — its product is MRAEVAVHTPASLGEGPTWDPATGRLIWVDILGSRVHGYDPATGRRTVTATEQHVGAAKPRAAGGLVVNLRDGVGCYDADGAFSWLLRDPVPGRRGNDAAVAPDGSLWAGTMRDDEAAGGGTLTRVSPDGTAQTIFPSVAVSNGIGWSPDGTLVYYVDSPTRRIDVCRMNGQLPVGRRPFAVIEPGAGFPDGLTVDADGCVWVALWDGGGIRRYTPRGDLDRALPLPVPRPTACCFGGPGLRDLYVTTARTGLSRPHPLAGSLLVLPDAGQGLPGVAYAG